The sequence TAACTATGTGACCGAATATAAAGGTAATCATAgaattagattaattatatgtataaaacattttcttaaaactatagaataaatatgtatattttttaaatgcttacCAGACACTTCTGGCTCTATAACTACTTCTCCAATAAGAGCAGCTTCAGAGATTCAAGCTTTTAGAAATGTAGTACTCAAGGATATAATTGATTCTGAAAAAGCCCATGTAGCTGAGATGCAAGGGCTAGTTAGCAACTTTTTACATCCCTTGGAAGAAAGTGACATGTGAGTTTCTTTAATATCCACTTTATAATGCTATTTAAGTTTTTGTAGGTACTTGCCGTAAGTAATAAATAGTAACATTtgtactttttttcattatatatattggaaTCAGTGAATAtagattaagaaatatttttaggcTCACTAAAGATGAGTTCAAGCAGTTAACAGGAAATATTAATGAAGTGTTACAAGTGCATGAACAGTTTCTTGATTTATTGGAAGAATGTGCAATGAAGACAGGGCCAGACCAAAGAGTTGGTGGCCTGTTTCTGCAGTGGGCACCTAAAATAAAAGCAGTGCACCAAATATATTGTGCTGGTCACCCCAAAGCTGTCTGTATACTTGATAAATACAAGtgagtatatattaaatactatatatgtataacaaattgataactatatattaaatatattgacatattaaaattaattataaatttttcctATCACTTTTAGAGAAGAGCTTAATACATGGATGGAAAATGCAGGGGCAGTTTGTCCAGGTGTACTGGTACTCACTGCAGGTCTATCAAAACCATTCCGACGTCTTGGGAAATATCCTGCAATGTTGCAGGAATTAGCCAGGCATGTGCATGAAGCTCACCCCGATAGAGGAGATACACATAGAGCTTCAAttgtttataaagatattgCTGTAAgtattagttaattaataaaaattaaatattatagtatatttttaggtATCCaagtaaacaatataattaaataataatacagttttcATAAGACAATCAATATACAGTCATATATATACTcagtaaagttaatttaaaagtatttaaaagataacaaaaaacacaaatatctcCTTGTGGTATAACAACTTTATTTCCAGAGTGGTTGTGCAGCTTTAAGACGCCAAAAAGAGCTGGAGCTTCAAGTGGTAACAGGAGAAGTTCGAGGCTGGCCAGGAGGTGAACTAACCTCCCTTGGTGATGTACTTCATATGGGCAGTGTGGCAGTTGGTCCCTCCCATCAAGATCGGTACCTCGTACTGTTTCCATCTGCCCTGCTTCTTTTGTCAGTCAGCAAACGTGTGTCTGCATTTGTTTATgaggtaattaatttatttcaaattaatttatcacataCCAATTTCTATTATCAAAGTTTTCtgcaatatttaatagaatacattattctatttacaactttttgtaaatataactgTTAGTATTGTTTGAAAGAAAAAGCCTATTGTCATCACAACAGGTTGCTATTATGCAGAATACACAAAGAAATACTCATATTAAATCTCTTATATTCCTTAACTTTATCTttttgtctataaatatattactatgtatGTTGGTACTATTCCAGAAGCTTTCACTCAGTTGCCAACAATATCAACAATAAAGTTTTATCTCAATTGGAAGTATGATGCATAAGTGCATTGAATACTAACAACAAataattggaatattttatcagtgactatcatttattattgttttagggATGTCTTCCACTAACTGGTATTACGGTTTGCAAATTAGATGATACAGAAACAAGAAAAAATGCATTTGAAATTAGTGGGCCGATGATTGATAAAATAGTTGCAGTCTGCCAAACCAGGGCCGAAGCAGACAACTGGGTCAGTTTACTTCAGAAACACTCCAATAATAGCAGCCCTACTCACGAGTCTGCCCAGCCACAATCTTTACCTcatgtaagtttttttaatttattatctgtatatcaaagctaaattattttcacagataacaatattcataagacttattttttatctagTTGACCCGTTCTCCTTCTGAAGGGGCGCTGTCTAGCATCAACTCTAGTCGACGTAGTCTATATCATGTTACGCTCCCGCCGTCTAGTTACCCTTCGGCCTCACCATATTATTCGCTCACAAAATATTTTGCGAGACTCGTTAAGAAAAAGGTTATAACGCGGCAAATGTTGCGTAAACTTTTACACGAAAAAACATGGGCTAAGGCACTCGAATTAACAGGTTTGCCGGTTAGACGAAGacataaaaatctaattaaacttaaaatagaaaatgacGGTACAATTGCAACTGACACTGAATATTCCAACAGTGATAGAGAGTCAGAAGATAGTGATAGAGAAATTGAATCTTATTCAAATTCGAGTTGTACGGATGCTGAAGTCAGTAGCTCCTCTAAAATCACGAGGCAAAATGCAATAGATAGTATTGGCCCCAGAACAATATCATCGTCCGGTAGCAGTTGGGGCAGTAATTTTGGATATGTTCGGTACTTCGATTCTTCTACGGACATGCAGTTCGATGTGCCACAGTCTAAAATTAAAGGtgattgtacaaaaaaaatattcatgtctGATCCTTCGAACACAAGTACAGAAAATATGAATGCTAATTTACTAGATTACAACTTGCAAAGATCATCCCGAggtaataacttaaatatttgtaaccaTGTAAAACATTCCGATAGTGCAGAGAATTCTAGTTTTGAAGTAAGGAATTACATGGGTTGTGAGGATTTAGTCAATATGGATCAAAATACACAAATGGGTAACTTGGTTAATGATGAAACTGATTTTATTCCAACAAGGCGAAGTTTCCCTGATTATAGTGCGCGAAATGATATGGTTCCTAAATTATGGAAGTCCGCTGAAGAAAGATGTTCATATGaagatgaatataataataatattgttatgtcaGATCTGCTGCAAGTTCTTGATCCTCCCTCACCTAAATACAGTCGTGATTATCCTATTGATTCGATAATTATAGAACCGCCTCCTATGTTCCGCAATGAAGACGaagatttgaaaataataaatgtcaatttgAATGCTAATATACCCTTTCGTAAACACTCGCTCAATTCCGATAAAAGAATTAGGCGATCTATGTCGAGATCTATGGTGGAAACTGAGAATAAGAAGAACAACAATGCACACCTAGAAAGAATGAGTTCTCAATCTGAAACGTCAAAGTCACGTCGGAAATGTGAATGTTGTAATCGGTCTCTATGCCCAAGTCCCCGGTCTTCGGATTCCGGAGTTGCTGGGAGTTGCAATTTAGCATCGCCCGAATTGAACATGCATGGCAATGATTCCGACAGTCATGATAAGACATCGGACGATTTAAAGGACtctcttaataatttatctgaGAATACATTTGAAAATCGAAGACTGACTCTATCGGAGATCGAAGCGGCTACTTTTGAAGAGCAGTGCCGGTGTACATCACCCTTTGGCTCAACTGCAAGAACTTCATGCGTTACAAGCGTTACTTCAGAAACCAGCTTCGACGTGAAGGATTTATCAAATACGAACGTTAAATCCACATTCGTTGCCAGCCCTCCTTTGTCTtcggcacaaataaaaagaACATCCATACGTAGGAACATTGACCGGTATGttcctgaaataaaaataaaacctgaAGTTCCACCGCGAGTTTATCGAAAACCCAGTACTCATATAGAAGTTCCCAAAAATGTTCGACAGCCAATACCATGTCAATGGAGCACTTTAAACATAACGGAGCGCACGAAGCCTAGTTTGCATTACCACATGCGCATATACAGGGAAAAACCGGACGACAATGTCAATAGACGATCAAGAAAAGATATTTCACGTAAATGTgatgtttataaaaaagaaaacgaagACAAAGATGAAAAGTCTTCGTTAATGTCTCAGAAATCTCGCTCACGTAGCGAAGATATGTCGAAATCGCAGAAAACGGGCTTTATGGTGTATCGTTCAGATTTATATGCCCATTGGTGGATGAAAGCCAAATTACCCATTACCGTGGTCACCGACTCAGGCaaggataatttttttgtaaagaaaactGTTTGTGTTATCACTGGTTTGAAGATAATGTTGCCTTGAAATTTATAACCATTAGATTAATATTGTCATTAGAGTTACCCCAATATTACAGTGCTTTACTTGATCATCCTTGCCTGTGTTTATTCATTATACTAACAGAAAAACAATCACTGCCAGTAGAtcacatttattacattaaccaattaaaaatatgtcgtGCATGGAAAGGCTTTCACAATATGCGTTTTCCCATGTACTTTACATGAAGACCCAATTGAATGGGAAAATAAAAAGAGCTAGATTATTTAGCAAGCCGACGTTAGAATATTTCTGCAAGTCGTTAATGAAGAAAACATTTCAGCTGAATACAATTTAAGTTTGGAACTAAAAATTTAAGTCGACTGTGCTTTACTAACCCTATTGattagtcaaaaatatattctccttgtaatattattagagatattgaaatgtaaaaatagtaGATATACTGTGTGATTTAGTTCATAGCGGCTTTAAATGCGCGATAGTATAAAAACCCTaatgttaaaatagtttgttgacGTTATCAATATTTTCAGATGGCCATGAGCGACAGCAGTAATGAATTATCGTCGGGCCTCAGCAACCATAAAAGATCCCATTCATTCAACAACCATCAAAGCTACACTCAGCATACtcaacaaacacaaaaaaataaacacaagaaTCAATCGGCGCGTTGGCTTCTGAATTCTTGCGACTCGCTCGATCAATCGCCCGCTAAATCTAGTAAAACACCAATTGGAAAGAAATTCTCATCGGTTGATTTCATCGACGCAACTGACTCATCATTTAgtaataaaggtattttttgtcctaattattcaataatgtttATACGGCTGCCTCACTAGCTATTAATAACTGCAAAACAACAGTTCAAGATTTTCGCCAGATGTCGGTTTATCGTTCTCGAAATAAATCTATGAATCACGACTTTTAGTATATACTATTGACATTTTTAAAGTTGGATAATGAtcgattgttaaattaaatttgaattgacTTTAAAGCCCAATGGCTTTTTAGTCTCATGCACTTTATAGGATCACACTAGATATGTGAAAGCACTAAGTTCAATAAAATGCCTCATTGAAATTATCTCCGGAGATAGAATTACTGGTCACCACGTACCGAGCTTCAACAACGCTTCTTTGTGAaaacacatatggcagaatttcactgGATAGGTTTCCTGACGACGGTTCCTTCTTCGCCGACGACATAatgacttataaacacaaattacgcgCATGAAAATTTATAGTGGTCcacaactttttatatattaatactgttGGTTTAGGTTGGAGTATAACTTGCCTCCGACCAGCACCGCCGCTGCGGCCGCAGTCCTTCACCGTCGGCTCCGACGAGAACATCGGCCCCACGCACCCTTACGCGCCTCACCAGAGAAAGTCGAACTCCTACGAAGAAGATGCGCTCATATTGAAAGTCATCGAAGCGTATTGTACTTCGGCCCGCTGTAGGAATGCCGTGAGCTCCGGTGAGTAATTTTACCAATACGTATATTAAACTAACATCCTAACTTATATACATGTTaattagttgaaaaaaaaatagtctgtTGAACTGACATTATAAGTTATCGTAACTAAACGTCACAGATAATACATATTAccataaagttaaata comes from Vanessa atalanta chromosome 3, ilVanAtal1.2, whole genome shotgun sequence and encodes:
- the LOC125077428 gene encoding rho guanine nucleotide exchange factor 7 isoform X2, with protein sequence MSTENCLVKAIYSFKGKNNDELCFKKGDIITVTQKEEGGWWEGTLGETTGWFPSNYVTEYKDTSGSITTSPIRAASEIQAFRNVVLKDIIDSEKAHVAEMQGLVSNFLHPLEESDMLTKDEFKQLTGNINEVLQVHEQFLDLLEECAMKTGPDQRVGGLFLQWAPKIKAVHQIYCAGHPKAVCILDKYKEELNTWMENAGAVCPGVLVLTAGLSKPFRRLGKYPAMLQELARHVHEAHPDRGDTHRASIVYKDIASGCAALRRQKELELQVVTGEVRGWPGGELTSLGDVLHMGSVAVGPSHQDRYLVLFPSALLLLSVSKRVSAFVYEGCLPLTGITVCKLDDTETRKNAFEISGPMIDKIVAVCQTRAEADNWVSLLQKHSNNSSPTHESAQPQSLPHMAMSDSSNELSSGLSNHKRSHSFNNHQSYTQHTQQTQKNKHKNQSARWLLNSCDSLDQSPAKSSKTPIGKKFSSVDFIDATDSSFSNKGWSITCLRPAPPLRPQSFTVGSDENIGPTHPYAPHQRKSNSYEEDALILKVIEAYCTSARCRNAVSSVDCGHFSLGKVQYHAPATNIPHFNHTKLPALQRCGTPDLTGRTGASRVKRNKSSSAADAYLYRAPEARKLISERKFQLNRSNPNLWDCSERRRTLAGAHERRSGSQPSLAPRPAPPAAPRPAPSAARSSTWCCGTFVKQLTKSHHFD
- the LOC125077428 gene encoding uncharacterized protein LOC125077428 isoform X1, which gives rise to MSTENCLVKAIYSFKGKNNDELCFKKGDIITVTQKEEGGWWEGTLGETTGWFPSNYVTEYKDTSGSITTSPIRAASEIQAFRNVVLKDIIDSEKAHVAEMQGLVSNFLHPLEESDMLTKDEFKQLTGNINEVLQVHEQFLDLLEECAMKTGPDQRVGGLFLQWAPKIKAVHQIYCAGHPKAVCILDKYKEELNTWMENAGAVCPGVLVLTAGLSKPFRRLGKYPAMLQELARHVHEAHPDRGDTHRASIVYKDIASGCAALRRQKELELQVVTGEVRGWPGGELTSLGDVLHMGSVAVGPSHQDRYLVLFPSALLLLSVSKRVSAFVYEGCLPLTGITVCKLDDTETRKNAFEISGPMIDKIVAVCQTRAEADNWVSLLQKHSNNSSPTHESAQPQSLPHLTRSPSEGALSSINSSRRSLYHVTLPPSSYPSASPYYSLTKYFARLVKKKVITRQMLRKLLHEKTWAKALELTGLPVRRRHKNLIKLKIENDGTIATDTEYSNSDRESEDSDREIESYSNSSCTDAEVSSSSKITRQNAIDSIGPRTISSSGSSWGSNFGYVRYFDSSTDMQFDVPQSKIKGDCTKKIFMSDPSNTSTENMNANLLDYNLQRSSRGNNLNICNHVKHSDSAENSSFEVRNYMGCEDLVNMDQNTQMGNLVNDETDFIPTRRSFPDYSARNDMVPKLWKSAEERCSYEDEYNNNIVMSDLLQVLDPPSPKYSRDYPIDSIIIEPPPMFRNEDEDLKIINVNLNANIPFRKHSLNSDKRIRRSMSRSMVETENKKNNNAHLERMSSQSETSKSRRKCECCNRSLCPSPRSSDSGVAGSCNLASPELNMHGNDSDSHDKTSDDLKDSLNNLSENTFENRRLTLSEIEAATFEEQCRCTSPFGSTARTSCVTSVTSETSFDVKDLSNTNVKSTFVASPPLSSAQIKRTSIRRNIDRYVPEIKIKPEVPPRVYRKPSTHIEVPKNVRQPIPCQWSTLNITERTKPSLHYHMRIYREKPDDNVNRRSRKDISRKCDVYKKENEDKDEKSSLMSQKSRSRSEDMSKSQKTGFMVYRSDLYAHWWMKAKLPITVVTDSDGHERQQ